From Ischnura elegans chromosome 13 unlocalized genomic scaffold, ioIscEleg1.1 SUPER_13_unloc_1, whole genome shotgun sequence, a single genomic window includes:
- the LOC124172231 gene encoding gastrula zinc finger protein XlCGF57.1-like: MTNDSTTEAIGLSTPDQVLVETTPTSHLLAERNVWIDLNDDCIGSSASVTHIQSKTVASPCGDGTNVMDKGLKEDIAHHAVKVRSNSIPDDGHSYMKHIPASRNSGNGATMTVVGDRRDAPNITGSLRLIRVSENRRIGIEAVMENKKEISYCFIKNPRNGKNSNEKLYYCSHCRYEFNTNDDLIKHMEIHSGTSNLDPNDESSMGKDESFTVPASIEGSNNSCESSTSETLMGLERKIRGPMQKVNAPVLEICGGMGERETAERVGSSDGDGKPYTKNMSSESTTSCARNLRNDALGGAKGEPFNCSVCNKSFPLRRGLSNHMRSHKERKRYPCTICSKSFASKSRITKHLRTHTDEKPFSCSYCMKSFSHKGTLTTHLRTHTGEKPFSCNYCAKAFTRKDKLILHSRVHTGERPFTCEICSKSFASKSHITQHMRTHTQEKPFSCSDCAKSFSLKCSLMKHLRTHTGEKPFSCNHCAKAFARKDKLIQHSRVHTGEKPFSCKFCAKTFTRKENLIQHSRVHTGEKPFSCKFCARTFTRKDILIQHLHVHTGEKPFSCSDCMKSFSLKGTLMTHLRTHMGEKPFSCNYCTKAFTRKEKLILHSRVHTGEKPFSCNYCAKTFTRKDSLIQHIHMHTG; this comes from the exons ATGACCAATGACTCTACGACTGAGGCTATAG ggctgTCAACTCCTGACCAAGTGCTGGTAGAAACGACACCAACTTCACACCTGCTGGCAGAAAGAAATGTATGGATTGATCTTAATGATGATTGTATTGGTTCATCAGCCTCAGTGACACACATTCAATCCAAGACTGTGGCATCCCCATGTGGGGATGGAACGAATGTGATGGATAAAGGTTTGAAAGAAGACATTGCTCATCATGCTGTGAAGGTACGGTCtaactcaattcctgatgatggacaCAGTTATATGAAACACATTCCAGCATCTAGAAACAGTGGAAATGGAGCCACAATGACTGTTGTAGGGGATAGAAGGGATGCACCAAATATCACAGGTAGCCTTAGGTTGATCAGAGTCAGTGAAAACAGAAGAATTGGCATTGAGGCAGtcatggaaaacaaaaaagagattagttattgcttcatcaaaaatcctagaaatggtaaaaattcaaacgaaAAGTTATATTATTGCTCCCACTGCAGATATGAGTTCAACACCAATGATGATCTGATCaaacacatggaaattcattctgGTACCAGCAATTTGGATCCTAATGATGAATCATCTATGGGAAAAGATGAGTCTTTTACAGTCCCTGCATCAATAGAAGGAAGTAATAATTCTTGTGAGTCATCCACCTCTGAGACATTGATGGGATTGGAAAGGAAAATACGAGGGCCGATGCAAAAAGTAAATGCGCCTGTTTTAGAAATCTGTGGTGGAATGGGAGAGAGGGAAACTGCAGAACGAGTGGGAAGTTCTGATGGGGATGGGAAACCATACACGAAGAATATGTCCTCAGAGTCCACCACCTCTTGCGCGAGAAACCTCAGAAATGATGCGCTAGGAGGCGCAAAAGGAGAGCCTTTCAATTGCAGCGTCTGCAACAAGTCGTTCCCGCTGAGGAGAGGTCTTAGCAatcacatgcgttcgcacaaagaaagaaaacgttATCCGTGTACGATCTGCAGCAAGTCTTTCGCTTCGAAGTCTCGCATAACTAAACACTTGCGCACACATACAgatgagaagcctttttcatgtagttATTGCATGAAGTCTTTTTCTCATAAAGGAACCCTCACGACGCATTTGCGCACCCACACGggggagaagcccttttcgtgcaattattgcgcaaaggctttcactagaaaggacaaactcatcctgcactcgcgtgtacacacaggggagagaCCATTTACATGCGAGATCTGCAGCAAGTCTTTTGCCTCGAAGTCTCACATTACTCAACACATGCGCACGCACACGCAAGAGAAACCATTTTCATGCAGTGATTGCGcaaagtctttctctcttaaatGCAGCCTCATGAAACATTTGCGAacccacacaggggagaagcctttttcgtgcaatcattGCGCAAAGGCTTTCGCCAGAAAGGACAAactcatccaacactcgcgtgtacacacaggggagaagcctttttcatgtaaattttgtgctaagactttcactagaaaggaaaacctcatccaacactcgcgtgtacacacaggggagaagcctttttcatgtaaattttgtgcTAGGACTTTCACTAGAAAGGATATACTCATCCAACACTTGCatgtacacacaggagagaagcctttttcatgtagtgaTTGCATGAAGTCTTTTTCTCTTAAAGGAACCCTCATGACGCATTTGCGCACCCACAtgggggagaagcctttttcgtgcaattattgcacaaaggctttcactagaaaggagaaactcatcctacactcgcgtgtacacacaggagagaagcctttttcatgtaattattgtgcaaagactttcactagaaaggacAGTCTCATCCAACACATCCATATGCACACAGGATAG